DNA sequence from the Syntrophorhabdaceae bacterium genome:
TTCTCGGCCAGGAGATCGGGAAGGAAGACCCCCTTGTCCGCTACTGCACGAGCTGCTACCGCTGTGCCGGCGCCTGCCCGTGGAAGATACGGATCCCCGAAGTGGTCCGTGCCGTAAAGGAGTCGCTTGGCATGGAGGCCCTCTTTGAAAAGGCATTCAAGAAGTCCCTTAACATCTGGGGCAGGGTATACGAGCCATTCGTGGTGGTCATGGCGGCGCCCGACCTCCTGAAGGGCGGTTACATAAAGCACATGCCGAAATGGATGGAGTATGCGGGTTTTCACCTCCCCCATAAGGTCAAAAGATTAAAACCTTTGAACGCCTCAGAAGGCC
Encoded proteins:
- a CDS encoding (Fe-S)-binding protein, yielding MKEKDHEIVFKHTGYRREDFSVCVGCKICASVCTVNDLDIAVNPQELLLRLFLGQEIGKEDPLVRYCTSCYRCAGACPWKIRIPEVVRAVKESLGMEALFEKAFKKSLNIWGRVYEPFVVVMAAPDLLKGGYIKHMPKWMEYAGFHLPHKVKRLKPLNASEGLDPSEKGRS